A genomic window from Streptomyces sp. NBC_00234 includes:
- a CDS encoding IclR family transcriptional regulator domain-containing protein — translation MPSTPTPPAPAAPAPGSTPPAEAVTPLVRGVTVLRRLTEADGTLSLSALERSTGLARSTVDRVTATLARMGYVRLDGRDALLAPRLMELGNAYLSALRLPALLRTHADALADTLDESVSLAVGDGDGIRFIHQATRRRAMSLSFRIGDLLPAERTAPGPLFATAWDERDWARWRERRAADPADHGFPAVPPREDPAAGQDLARHAERAREQGWFLDDQLIEPGLVALAVPVHGTDGKIACVASVVSHTSRHSAESLRDTVLPRLRATVGAMEHELLSAPGPTAAAPQPPSGLASWTGDSKRELGREFIESLARGLTVLTAFGEGRDELSLSAVAEATGLARATARRALITLEHLGYVTVRERAFRLTPQVLNLGFPPLSRTTLASIAQPHLAALTRRVHDSASLAVLAGDEIQYTARVATSRIMNVNITVGTRLPAYPASLGRVLLAGLPDGERAAWLARADPAPLTSRTVTGHRELAAVLERAGREGYSLVDEELEEGLRAVAVPVRDGAGRVVAAVNVAMHSSRRTPEECVSEVLPELRATVAAIESELHITGRFTRVPVA, via the coding sequence ATGCCCTCGACACCCACCCCACCGGCGCCCGCCGCACCCGCGCCCGGCAGCACGCCGCCCGCCGAAGCCGTCACCCCTCTGGTGCGCGGCGTCACGGTCCTGCGCCGGCTCACCGAGGCGGACGGCACGCTGAGCCTCAGCGCACTGGAGCGCTCGACCGGCCTGGCCCGCTCCACGGTCGACCGGGTCACCGCGACCCTCGCGCGCATGGGGTACGTACGCCTCGACGGCCGCGACGCCCTCCTCGCGCCCCGGCTCATGGAGCTGGGCAACGCGTATCTGTCCGCTCTGCGTCTGCCCGCGCTGCTCCGCACGCACGCGGACGCGCTCGCGGACACGCTCGACGAGTCGGTGTCCCTCGCGGTGGGCGACGGGGACGGCATCCGCTTCATCCACCAGGCGACCCGCCGTCGCGCCATGTCCCTGAGCTTCCGCATCGGCGATCTGCTGCCCGCCGAACGCACCGCGCCGGGACCGCTCTTCGCCACGGCGTGGGACGAGCGGGACTGGGCCCGCTGGCGGGAGCGCCGGGCAGCCGATCCGGCGGACCACGGGTTCCCCGCGGTGCCGCCCCGCGAGGACCCGGCGGCCGGCCAGGACCTCGCCCGGCACGCCGAACGGGCGCGGGAGCAGGGCTGGTTCCTCGACGACCAGCTGATCGAACCCGGCCTGGTCGCGCTCGCCGTCCCGGTGCACGGCACCGACGGCAAGATCGCCTGCGTGGCCAGCGTGGTGAGCCACACCAGCCGGCACAGCGCCGAGTCCCTGCGCGACACCGTCCTTCCCCGGCTGCGCGCCACCGTCGGGGCGATGGAGCACGAGCTGCTCTCCGCACCCGGCCCCACGGCCGCCGCGCCGCAGCCGCCGTCCGGACTCGCCTCCTGGACGGGCGATTCCAAGCGCGAACTGGGCCGGGAGTTCATCGAGTCCCTGGCCCGGGGGCTGACCGTCCTCACCGCGTTCGGCGAGGGCCGGGACGAGCTGTCCCTCTCCGCCGTCGCCGAGGCCACCGGTCTGGCCAGGGCGACGGCCCGCCGCGCCCTGATCACCCTGGAGCACCTGGGCTACGTGACCGTGCGGGAACGCGCCTTCCGCCTCACGCCCCAGGTCCTGAACCTCGGCTTCCCGCCGCTCTCGCGCACCACGCTCGCCTCCATCGCGCAGCCCCATCTCGCCGCTCTCACCCGCCGGGTGCACGACTCGGCCTCCCTGGCCGTGCTCGCGGGGGACGAGATCCAGTACACGGCACGCGTCGCGACCAGCCGCATCATGAACGTCAACATCACCGTGGGGACCCGTCTGCCCGCCTATCCCGCCTCCCTCGGCCGCGTGCTGCTGGCGGGGCTTCCCGACGGGGAACGCGCGGCATGGCTGGCCCGGGCCGATCCGGCACCGCTGACCTCGCGCACCGTGACCGGGCACAGGGAACTCGCGGCGGTCCTGGAGCGGGCGGGACGCGAGGGCTACTCCCTGGTCGACGAGGAGCTGGAGGAGGGGCTGCGAGCCGTCGCCGTACCCGTACGCGACGGAGCCGGCCGGGTGGTGGCGGCAGTCAACGTCGCCATGCACAGCAGCCGGCGCACGCCCGAGGAGTGCGTCTCCGAGGTCCTCCCGGAGCTCCGTGCCACGGTGGCCGCCATCGAGTCGGAGCTGCACATCACGGGGCGGTTCACCCGGGTCCCGGTCGCCTGA